One genomic window of Erinaceus europaeus chromosome 7, mEriEur2.1, whole genome shotgun sequence includes the following:
- the LOC103109208 gene encoding olfactory receptor 2AP1-like: protein MRNQTLAEFILLGLTDNPEFQIVAFTLLFLAYIFSLLGNMTIIILTLLDSHLQTPMYFFLRNFSFLEISFTSTFTPRLLFSISTGNKNISFAGCFTQYFFYIFLGSTECYLLATMSYDRYVAICKPLHYTTIMSSRVCVQLVLCSWLAGFLIIISPIIVTSQLDFCASNILNHFFCDYGPLLEISCSDTTFLELLNFFLAIVTLVVTLVLVIISYANIIKTILSFPSAQQRKKAFSTCSSHMIVISISYGSCIFMYTKPSAKDGVAFNKGVAVLNTLVAPLLNPFIYTLRNKQVKQAFKDVSRKIVHLYSC, encoded by the coding sequence ATGAGAAACCAGACTTTGGCTGAATTTATTCTGCTGGGACTAACAGACAACCCAGAGTTTCAAATAGTCGCCTTCACACTCCTCTTCCTTGCGTATATATTCAGCCTCCTAGGTAATATGACCATCATCATCCTCACACTCCTAGATTCCCACCTACAGACTCCCATGTATTTCTTCCTCCGGAACTTCTCCTTCCTGGAAATCTCCTTCACATCCACTTTTACCCCGAGACTTCTGTTCAGCATCTCAACTGGAAACAAGAACATCAGCTTTGCCGGCTGCTTCACTCAGTATTTCTTTTACATATTCCTTGGATCCACAGAATGTTACCTTCTGGCCACCATGTCCTATGACCGCTACGTGGCCATTTGTAAACCTCTGCACTACACCACCATCATGAGCAGCAGAGTCTGTGTCCAGCTGGTCCTCTGCTCTTGGCTGGCTGGATTCTTAATCATCATATCCCCTATCATAGTGACCAGTCAGCTAGATTTCTGTGCCTCCAACATCCTGAATCATTTTTTTTGTGACTATGGACCACTCTTGGAAATATCTTGCTCAGACACAACATTCCTGGagcttcttaacttttttttagcaattgtGACCTTGGTGGTCACCCTTGTGCTGGTGATTATCTCCTATGCAAACATCATCAAAACCATTCTGAGCTTCCCCTCTGCTCAACAGAGGAAAAAGGCCTTTTCCACCTGCTCCTCCCACATGATTGTCATCTCCATCTCTTATGGCAGCTGTATCTTCATGTACACAAAGCCCTCAGCAAAAGATGGAGTTGCCTTTAATAAGGGAGTAGCTGTGCTCAATACCTTAGTTGCCCCTTTACTGAACCCGTTCATTTATACTCTGAGGAATAAGCAAGTAAAGCAGGCCTTCAAGGATGTATCTAGAAAAATAGTGCACCTTTATTCATGTTAA